A stretch of the Aegilops tauschii subsp. strangulata cultivar AL8/78 chromosome 4, Aet v6.0, whole genome shotgun sequence genome encodes the following:
- the LOC109762295 gene encoding uncharacterized protein has product MGGGSMGIRAAARAAFISGYRSASNARRSALPSSSSAAAADTRPASTATTFDDWYIPDREVFGPVPSHEEAMAATLDLRDAFEIAKIDSHGGRLDISKTHISHDGLDDPTKVAQETFQDHLHSEASKHEEQHDSLSVASGSSSARVIEAFTMLHESPEAQDVVASLASDKNVWEAVMKNKKLVEFYKTNLSESSSVTDEAELSDAESSQSSNGVVSPGDAFSDYIQMMKAFVSEMVTNLSSIMQDLVATADEGQSKGMLKTLIINTKKDFTNGPSSFVLLAIASILVVLLKRA; this is encoded by the exons ATGGGAGGCGGCAGCATGGGGATCCGCGCGGCCGCCAGGGCCGCCTTCATCAGCGGCTACCGCTCCGCCTCAAACGCCCGCCGCTCCGCCctgccctcctcctcctccgccgccgcggccgacACCCGCCCCGCGTCCACGGCCACCACCTTCGACGATTGGTACATCCCCGACCGCGAGGTGTTCGGCCCCGTGCCCTCCCACGAGGAGGCCATGGCCGCCACCCTCGACCTCAGGGACGCCTTCGAGAT CGCCAAGATTGATTCCCATGGTGGCCGCCTGGATATCTCCAAGACACATATCTCCCATGATGGCCTTGATGATCCCACAAAGGTTGCTCAGGAAACATTTCAGGATCATCTCCATTCAGAAGCATCTAAGCATGAAGAGCAGCATGACAGTTTATCCGTTGCCTCTGGATCCTCCTCTGCACGTGTTATTGAAGCCTTCACCATGCTACACGAGAGTCCTGAAGCTCAG GATGTTGTTGCTTCGCTTGCTTCTGATAAGAATGTCTGGGAAGCTGTGATGAAGAATAAGAAACTTGTGGAGTTTTACAAGACAA ACCTCAGCGAGTCATCAAGTGTCACTGACGAAGCTGAGCTGAGCGACGCCGAGAGCTCGCAGAGCAGCAATGGTGTCGTCTCGCCGGGAGACGCATTCAGTGATTACATTCAGATGATGAAGGCGTTCgtgtcggagatggtgacgaatCTTTCGAGCATAATGCAGGACCTGGTGGCCACGGCGGACGAGGGCCAGAGCAAGGGGATGTTGAAGACCCTAATCATCAACACCAAGAAGGATTTCACAAATGGCCCGTCGTCCTTCGTGCTCCTGGCCATCGCGTCTATTCTGGTCGTTTTGCTCAAGCGTGCGTAG
- the LOC109762283 gene encoding uncharacterized protein, translated as MSGGSMAMGARSKHHPKSLALRCYCYAASHRSLTLLVWGLAALVVLLNFHLLVTHGKDDQSGRPREIHRAILRELEVVEEERFQVTPARSRRNPRAVRRKGEHTKPLSVVDEFLDESSAVHDMFFPEPRTAIDPVHGGNDSMYFYHPGRVWLDTDGKPIQAHGGGVLYDERTETYFWYGENKDGKTYKAHSKGADRVDIVGVSCYSSKDLWAWKNEGVVLRGEKKNVTHDLHVSNVLERPKVIYNDRTGKYVMWMHIDDANYTKASVGVAVSDSPTGPFSYLYSKRPHDCESRDMTIFKDDNGKAYLIYSSEDNSELHIGQLTDDYLDVTDDMRRFLIAQHREAPSLFKFDGTYYMITSGCTGWAPNTALAHAATSVMGPWETLGSPCVGGNDIFRSTTFFSQSTFVLPLRGLRGSFIFMADRWNPSDLRDSRYVWLPLTVGGVPDEAADYSFMFPLWSRVSIYWHRRWRLPEGWTDS; from the exons ATGAGCGGCGGCAGCATGGCCATGGGCGCGAGGAGCAAGCACCATCCCAAATCTCTGGCCCTGCGCTGCTACTGCTACGCGGCGAGCCACCGCTCCCTGACCCTGCTGGTGTGGGGCCTGGCGGCGCTGGTGGTCCTTCTGAATTTCCACCTGCTGGTCACCCACGGCAAGGATGACCAGAGCGGCAGGCCCCGCGAGATCCACCGGGCGATCCTCAGAGAGCtggaggtggtggaggaggagaGGTTCCAGGTGACGCCCGCCCGGAGCCGGAGGAACCCGCGGGCCGTGCGGCGCAAGGGGGAGCACACCAAGCCGCTGTCCGTGGTGGACGAGTTCTTGGACGAGTCCTCGGCGGTGCACGACATGTTCTTCCCGGAGCCGAGGACGGCCATCGATCCCGTCCATGGCGGCAACGACAGCATGTACTTCTACCACCCCGGGAGGGTGTGGCTCGACACCGACGGCAAGCCGATCCAGGCTCATGGAGGCGGCGTGCTGTATGATGAGAGGACCGAGACCTACTTCTGGTACGGAGAGAACAAGGATGGCAAGACCTACAAAGCTCACAGCAAGGGTGCTGATCGA GTTGACATTGTTGGAGTGAGCTGCTATTCTTCGAAGGACCTGTGGGCATGGAAAAATGAAGGAGTCGTGCTCCGTGGCGAGAAAAAGAATGTGACACATGACCTCCACGTATCCAATGTCCTGGAGAGGCCGAAGGTGATCTACAACGATCGGACAGGCAAATACGTGATGTGGATGCACATAGATGATGCTAACTACACCAAGGCCTCGGTTGGGGTGGCTGTCAGTGACTCTCCCACAGGCCCGTTCTCCTACCTCTACAGCAAGCGCCCGCACGACTGCGAAAGCCGAGACATGACCATTTTCAAGGATGACAATGGGAAGGCCTACCTGATATACTCATCCGAGGACAACAGCGAGCTCCACATCGGCCAGCTGACCGACGACTACCTCGACGTGACCGACGACATGAGGAGGTTTCTCATTGCGCAGCACCGAGAAGCCCCATCGCTGTTCAAGTTCGACGGCACCTACTACATGATAACCTCAGGGTGCACGGGCTGGGCGCCGAACACCGCGCTGGCTCACGCCGCGACGTCGGTGATGGGGCCTTGGGAGACGCTGGGGAGCCCCTGCGTGGGAGGGAACGACATATTCCGGTCGACGACGTTCTTCTCCCAGAGCACATTCGTGCTGCCACTTCGAGGCCTGAGAGGTTCATTCATCTTCATGGCCGACCGGTGGAACCCTTCGGACCTGCGGGACTCGCGGTACGTGTGGCTGCCGCTGACGGTGGGTGGCGTGCCGGATGAGGCCGCAGACTACAGCTTCATGTTCCCGCTCTGGTCCCGGGTGTCGATTTACTGGCACCGGCGGTGGCGGCTCCCCGAGGGGTGGACAGATTCTTGA